A genomic window from Lotus japonicus ecotype B-129 chromosome 1, LjGifu_v1.2 includes:
- the LOC130727450 gene encoding cell division control protein 48 homolog A-like encodes MAQIRELVELPMRLPNLHKLPKGILLHGPPGSGKKMIATAVAVETGAFFFRIAWDDIRFNLTRKSEINLFEEAEKNAPSIIFIHEFYNSYTQENIVSELLTLLNGLKSRDRILVIGAAHCPDTVHPKLRTGIFDREIGIDALDEAG; translated from the coding sequence ATGGCACAGATTCGTGAGTTGGTAGAGCTTCCAATGAGGCTTCCAAACCTTCATAAGCTACCCAAAGGGATATTGCTGCATGGCCCCCCAGGCTCTGGTAAGAAAATGATTGCAACAGCTGTAGCTGTTGAAACTGGAGCGTTCTTCTTTCGTATTGCTTGGGATGACATTCGGTTTAATCTGACTCGAAAGAGCGAAATCAATttatttgaagaagctgaaaagAATGCTCCCTCCATCATCTTTATTCATGAGTTTTATAATTCATACACACAGGAGAATATTGTCTCAGAGCTTTTGACTCTTTTGAATGGATTAAAATCTCGTGATCGTATTCTTGTAATTGGAGCTGCACATTGTCCAGATACGGTTCACCCAAAGTTGAGGACCGGTATATTTGATAGGGAAATTGGTATTGATGCTCTTGATGAAGCTGGATGA